The following are from one region of the Oncorhynchus masou masou isolate Uvic2021 chromosome 24, UVic_Omas_1.1, whole genome shotgun sequence genome:
- the LOC135512166 gene encoding SMC5-SMC6 complex localization factor protein 2-like, whose protein sequence is MKPSQPRGCLSNLNTHPLPKRVPPLTSPELDPVRPKPSPGPHPPQSTGVHHRASGGGGGDEAKDGKANLTNPITRKIQPSHSPVTPNPSRSITLNPRVGTGTGISDVGSSSALFTAGLPLQSTPQYTAGDDRKAIMKNGCPLSHTMCSTVNPQQSGGSLDYRGTTQTSKLFTSEDTKSLSQKRGRNPDLEERTKGEEMASKKLRPEDYRPNSSPAPICTSHPPYGTPSPSYLKKVFMKNSLNSGPILSLKECLTPKKTGGGMARGMEIVPTSPLPTPKPVRQVFNRGQPPCKNSVRENSNPQCRYSGMNHQSVNPQSVNSGSNLQSGHPANLPVKSASRGECSRGKEGRARAPESRGREPTGRTDRRTPKPVSRSHSSYSSCSSSLHHFGLAQNRNVTRPRGTSDDLNDLFTPDPITSSLSRAAITSSSSPQRGDGSPSVHKVLVSGVSATVCGASKRLRPTSVTSPREIPKISPSERISGPNIFPCKVPAVDPSKLLLGPNIYSPSFLRLESCGTDLTKLKTASYRTITCTSSGKPSSPKDESVTMEDVASKLKTSPTFPAVRLFADESVKTEAGPRSPGIPSAGLESPMDEYANLKNESSALKTIPLSASAKSSSLCKDESFNMGTADFKASTSSPFLSSPTSRLDRKGKEGEKRKEGDQKSSSFLEEGEKRSKMDNPQKSLIFLEEDPLDVELGLGLDLGLELELSQASSSSSSSEDELPSLQQILDRTARPPDTPEKGTFTAPSTPVGPRHHSQLPVTSKAKPTSYRNNLDEMLKEKESIQRSKEMETKLRLSCEENLLRLAEEEEEDESAENMEAAISHQQREFLQRFSVVSSAIRDLHPGEAMFSLDNFGRLFSQHTLQLRHCNVSPRDTAQKTLLWSTPDQFRSHVSSELIQRAYRSSPCPPQVARWLFQMVSVHSDKLTCHQVLKALKDIACSAAEHMMLNKNERFEVWVPSVGDVTLVFMNMGVPFVTLFPLENLQPPFTEGDLLEGFQISTESLSSKKELSTFPEHNFDSVIKYLSQCTSLCPRAYSDGELLLLLTVVSRVGLDTQLTLQPTEHLRSLLRNLISSIRDWDVMLPRICMSLIDLSDDHHNLRWLVQLLPDNIRGKQLRRHLSVSAISKLLNIRCTYRPSNTEFQLSDLRRYLPRMRPSSLLRGLATSFRRSQNAHREREEEEEDCASLDQQAYYLCYSLLALANEATNFEFFPPEQKNQLLLLCAELEKHIKCDIRESEKMLYRSKVKDFVARIYTKWQVLVQRTRPLQGKLYDYWQPLPEDAVSSSQESKHSHREREEEREDEETVMELEGEGVEGKGEDEERIAENALSMEDERGETPEKYLAMEDEEGKGEEEERIAEEALAMEDERGETPEKYFAMEKEILGGEEKLLKMDELEEERMELTLEESGEERKMEEKWTVVKMEERVTEKREAAAVEEGRKGPTEGETEERGNLEKDSEMEEKGEE, encoded by the exons ATGAAACCCTCTCAGCCCCGCGGATGCCTGTCCAACCTGAACACTCATCCCCTGCCAAAACGAGTGCCACCCTTGACAAGCCCAGAACTGGACCCAGTGAGGCCCAAGCCCTCTCCTGGACCTCACCCTCCCCAATCGACAGGGGTGCACCACCGAGCTTctgggggtggaggtggggaTGAAGCCAAGGATGGCAAGGCCAACTTAACAAACCCCATCACCAGGAAGATACAGCCTTCCCACAGCCCTGTGACCCCTAACCCCTCTAGGAGTATAACCTTGAACCCTAGGGTTGGTACGGGAACAGGCATCAGTGATGTTGGGAGCTCTAGCGCTCTGTTTACTGCTGGCTTGCCCCTCCAGTCTACCCCCCAGTACACAGCAGGTGACGACAGGAAGGCCATAATGAAGAACGGTTGTCCACTGTCACACACCATGTGTAGCACTGTCAATCCACAGCAG AGTGGTGGTTCCCTGGACTACAGAGGAACCACTCAAACTAGCAAACTGTTCACTTCAG AAGACACCAAATCCCTGTCGCAGAAGAGGGGTAGAAACCCAGACTTGGAGGAGAGAACGAAAGGGGAGGAAATGGCCAGTAAGAAACTGCGTCCGGAGGACTATAGGCCAAACTCAAGCCCAGCCCCTATCTGTACCAGTCACCCACCCTATGGAACACCCAG CCCATCCTACCTGAAGAAAGTCTTCATGAAAAACAGTCTGAACTCAGGTCCTATTCTGAGTTTGAAGGAGTGTCTCACCCCTAAGAAGACGGGGGGAGGGATGGCGAGAGGGATGGAGATTGTTCCTACTTCTCCACTGCCCACACCCAAGCCTGTGAGGCAGGTCTTTAACCGAGGACAACCACCATGCAAGAACAGTGTGAGGGAGAATAGCAATCCTCAGTGTAGATACAGTGGAATGAATCACCAATCTGTCAACCCTCAATCTGTTAATAGTGGTAGTAATCTCCAATCCGGCCACCCAGCGAACTTGCCTGTCAAAAGTGCTAGTAGAGGAGAATGCAGCAGAGGGAAAGAGGGCAGAGCAAGAGCgccagagagtagaggaagagaacCGACAGGTCGCACCGACAGAAGAACCCCCAAACCTGTCTCGAGGTCTCACAGCTCATACTCCAGCTGCTCTAGTTCTCTGCACCATTTTGGATTGGCACAGAACCGAAACGTCACTCGCCCCCGGGGAACGTCGGATGACCTGAATGACCTTTTCACTCCTGACCCCATAACCTCTAGCCTGTCGAGAGCAGCGATTACCTCTTCCTCCAGTCCCCAGAGAGGAGACGGGTCGCCCTCTGTACACAAGGTTCTTGTGTCTGGTGTGTCGGCTACAGTCTGTGGTGCTTCTAAAAGACTGCGGCCCACCTCTGTAACAAGCCCCAGAGAAATCCCCAAAATCTCCCCCTCGGAGCGAATCTCTGGCCCCAATATCTTTCCCTGTAAGGTACCGGCAGTGGACCCCTCTAAACTACTCCTGGGCCCTAACATCTACTCTCCCTCTTTTTTAAGGCTGGAGTCGTGCGGGACTGACTTGACTAAATTAAAGACCGCCTCGTACAGGACCATCACCTGCACTTCCTCAGGGAAGCCATCATCCCCTAAGGATGAGTCTGTTACGATGGAGGATGTCGCGTCCAAACTGAAAACGAGTCCTACTTTTCCCGCTGTGAGACTGTTTGCGGATGAGTCTGTTAAGACAGAGGCAGGACCCAGATCTCCTGGTATTCCTTCAGCAGGCTTGGAGTCACCTATGGACGAGTATGCCAACCTCAAGAATGAGTCTTCCGCCCTGAAAACTATCCCCCTCTCAGCCTCCGCAAAGTCCTCATCCTTGTGTAAGGACGAGTCGTTTAACATGGGGACTGCAGACTTCAAAGCCAGCACcagctctcccttcctctcttctcccacctcaCGACTGGACCGAAAAGGAAAGGAGGGTGaaaagaggaaggaaggagaccAGAAGAGTTCATCATTCCTTGAGGAAGGAGAAAAAAGAAGCAAGATGGACAATCCCCAGAAAAGTCTGATATTTCTGGAGGAGGACCCTCTGGATGTGGAGCTGGGCCTAGGCCTCGATCTGGGTCTAGAGTTGGAGCTATCAcaggccagcagcagcagcagcagcagtgaggACGAGCTGCCATCCCTGCAGCAGATCCTGGACCGTACTGCCCGCCCCCCAGACACCCCAGAGAAAGGAACCTTTACTGCACCCAGCACCCCTGTTGGGCCCCGACACCACAGCCAGCTG CCTGTGACGTCTAAAGCCAAACCCACGAGTTACAGGAACAACCTGGACGAGATGCTGAAGGAAAAGGAGAGCATTCAAAG GTCTAAGGAGATGGAGACCAAGCTGCGTCTGTCCTGTGAGGAGAACCTGCTGAGactggcggaggaggaggaggaggatgagagcgCAGAGAACATGGAGGCAGCCATCTCCCACCAGCAGAG GGAGTTCCTGCAGCGTTTCTCGGTGGTGTCCAGTGCCATCCGGGACCTGCACCCCGGCGAAGCGATGTTTAGCCTGGACAACTTTGGCCGTCTTTTCAGCCAACACACACTGCAGCTGAGACACTGTAACGTCTCCCCTCGAGACACCGCACAGAAAACACTACTCTG GTCCACTCCAGACCAGTTCAGGTCCCATGTCAGTTCTGAGCTGATCCAGAGAGCCTACCgctcctccccctgccctccccaggTGGCCCGTTGGCTCTTCCAG ATGGTGTCAGTCCACTCAGACAAGCTGACCTGTCATCAGGTACTAAAGGCCCTCAAAGATATTGCCTGCTCCGCTGCGGAACACATGATGCTGAATAAGAATGAGCGCTTTGAGGTGTGGGTGCCCAGTGTTGGAGACGTGACCCTGGTCTTCATGAACATGGGGGTTCCCTTCGTCACCCTGTTCCCCCTGGAGAACCTACAACCCCCCTTCACCGAGGGAGATCTGCT aGAGGGCTTCCAGATCAGCACAGAGAGCCTGTCCAGTAAGAAGGAGCTCAGCACTTTCCCTGAACACAACTTTGATAGCGTCATCAAGTACCTGTCTCAATGTACGTCGTTGTGCCCGCGGGCCTACAGTGACGGAGAACTGTTGTTACTCCTGACGGTGGTGAGCAGAGTGGGCTTGGACACACAGCTCACCCTCCAGCCCACTGAGCACCTCCGCTCTCTACTTCGCAACCTGATCAGCAGCATCAGGGACTGGGACGTCATG CTGCCCAGGATCTGCATGTCGCTGATTGACCTGAGTGATGATCACCACAACCTGCGCTGGTTGGTCCAGCTACTGCCAGACAACATACGCGGCAAGCAACTCAGGAGACACCTCAGTGTGTCGGCCATCTCCAAGCTGCTGAACATCAGATGCACTTACAGGCCCTCCAATACAGAGTTCCAGCTGTCAGACCTGCGTCGGTACCTCCCCCGCATGCGCCCATCCTCACTCCTCCGGGGCCTGGCCACCTCCTTCAGGAGGAGTCAaaacgcacacagagagagggaagaggaggaagaggactgtGCCTCTCTGGACCAGCAG GCTTACTACCTCTGCTACAGCCTCCTGGCCCTGGCTAACGAAGCCACCAACTTTGAGTTCTTCCCTCCGGAGCAGAAGAACCAGTTGTTGTTGCTATGTGCTGAGCTGGAGAAACACATCAAGTGTGACATCAGGGAGAGTGAGAAGATGCTATACAGGAGCAAG gTGAAAGACTTTGTAGCCAGGATCTACACCAAGTGGCAGGTGCTGGTCCAGAGAACAAGGCCTCTCCAG GGTAAACTGTATGACTACTGGCAGCCTCTGCCTGAGGACGCAGTGAGCAGCAGCCAGGAGAGCAAACACtcccacagggagagagaagaggagagagaggatgaggagacagTCATGgagttggagggagaaggggtggaagGAAAAGGAGAAGACGAGGAGAGGATTGCAGAAAATGCTTTGTCCAtggaggatgaaagaggagagacacCAGAAAAATACTTGGCCATGGAGGATgaagaggggaaaggagaagaggaggagaggattgcAGAAGAGGCTTTGGCCAtggaggatgaaagaggagagacGCCAGAAAAATACTTTGCCATGGAGAAGGAGATtctaggaggggaggagaagttGCTGAAGATGGATGAGTTGGAAGAGGAGCGGATGGAACTTACGTTAGAGGAGTCAGGTGAGGAACGAAAGATGGAGGAAAAATGGACAGTAGtcaagatggaggagagggtcacAGAAAAAAGGGAAGCAGCAGCAgtggaggagggaaggaaaggaccgactgaaggagagactgaggagagaggcaATTTAGAGAAAGAttcagagatggaggagaaaggtGAAGAATGA
- the LOC135512167 gene encoding phosphoglycerate mutase 1-like: MAAYKLVLIRHGESNWNQENRFCGWFDADLSETGEREARRGGQALKDAGYEFDVCYTSVLKRAIRTLWLCLDSIDQMWLPVHRTWRLNERHYGGLTGLNKSETAAKHGEAQVKIWRRSFDIPPPSMDPDHDFYTIISKDRRYGDLSEEQLPSCESLKDTIARALPYWNDEIVPEIKRGKRILIAAHGNSLRGIVKHLEGMSEEAIMELNLPTGIPILYELDKNLKPVKPMQFLGDEETVRKAMEAVAAQGKAKK; the protein is encoded by the exons ATGGCCGCCTACAAGCTGGTGTTGATCCGCCACGGCGAGAGCAACTGGAACCAGGAGAACCGATTTTGTGGCTGGTTCGACGCCGATCTGAGCGAGACTGGAGAAcgggaggcgaggagaggaggacaggcccTGAAAG ATGCTGGCTATGAGTTTGACGTATGCTACACCTCAGTTCTGAAGAGGGCCATCCGCACTCTTTGGCTGTGTCTGGACAGCATTGACCAGATGTGGCTTCCTGTCCACCGGACCTGGCGCCTCAATGAACGCCACTACGGTGGCCTGACGGGGTTAAACAAGTCAGAGACCGCTGCCAAGCATGGAGAGGCTCAGGTGAAGATCTGGAGGCGGAGCTTCgatatccctcctccctccatggACCCAGACCATGACTTCTACACTATCATCAGCAAG GACCGTCGTTATGGAGACCTGTCGGAAGAGCAGCTTCCATCCTGTGAGAGCCTGAAGGACACCATCGCCCGGGCACTGCCCTACTGGAATGACGAGATTGTGCCCGAGATCAAACGGGGCAAGAGGATTCTCATCGCTGCCCATGGCAATAGCCTCAGGGGCATTGTCAAGCATCTCGAGG GTATGTCTGAGGAAGCCATCATGGAGCTGAACCTGCCCACAGGCATCCCTATCCTGTATGAGCTGGACAAGAACCTGAAGCCTGTCAAGCCCATGCAGTTCCTGGGGGATGAGGAAACTGTCAGGAAGGCTATGGAGGCTGTGGCAGCCCAGGGCAAAGCCAAAAAATAG